One Babesia bigemina genome assembly Bbig001, chromosome : V genomic window, CGTCGAAAGGCTGGGCAAGCTGCACACGGATGATGTCGTCTAGCAGCAACCCCGAAGACGACGACACTGCAAGATCGTTATCTCGATGGCACTACACACAAACCGAATCTAGTTAAGTAGTCCAGGAATCGACCTTCGGAATCCGTACGACGAGCCTTTGGACACCGGCCAGAAGCGCAGCGGTTCGGATAAGGAGACTCCCCCGACCCTTCACTCACAGCATAACTCTGTAACGCTTCCTTTGATGTGCGGTGTACAATGCGCGAGGCAAAGGCGGCGCGAAACGTCAAAGACAGCAACAACGACAGTAACACCGCCCTGCAGATGTGCGTAGGTCTACACAGCGCTGCCATTGCCATCTAAAAGTTTATATCACCTGTAAATACACATTCATCACCGTGAGAAGGCATAATGAACAGATGTGCGCTGGTGTGTGAGCGATATCAGCTACGCCTTGGGCGCGTCTAACCACCCGCGGCGTGGCCTTCCAAAGCGGCTCCCTCAGTAAAAATCGCTCGTAGGGTGGTGCTACGCTGCTTTTTCGACAGATGGGGGATTCTGGTGGCGGATGTGTGCCCTCAGACCCCGATTTAGCTGCAGAATACGATGTTCAAGAGGTACTGGGAGAGCAGTTCACGCGCGATCTTGAATTCTTGGAACTCAGGGCTGTAGAAATAGACAGATGCAACACGCAAACTGCGCTGAAGCTTACGGAGGCCACGCGGAAGGTCTTGCTACCAGGGAACTTGCAATATGTGCGAATGTGCAAGCCGATCGACCAACAGCGCCTGTTGCTCATATACGGCAGAGACTCCGAGGCGCCCTTCCGCTCCGAATTCGAGCAGAATGGCATACAAATACATTCCGAACGTACAGTCAAGGTTCCGCGCCACTCCCCCAGTACCCTGGAACAGTATCATCAGTGGTCTAAGCATTGGCCCCTGAAGTACCTAAAACCAAGCGTGACGCCGCTCAAGATCACGTAAGTCGGCGAGAGTTGTAGTGCTTAGTAGTTCGTTTATGTGCTATTTATCAGTGCCGGTGCGCAGCTGGTGATGCTGTCGCACAGTGCCCACAACTGTCACCGCTTTAACACCGCTCAGCAAGGCACTGAAAGACAAGATGCTGGGCATGATTCAGACCGCCCTTAAAGGTATGCCGCTTTACAATAAAATGCAACGCCAAATCAGAGTCCCGCAACAATCAAGGCAAAGCCGTATGCATTATCACGCACAACGATCGCATTATCGCAAAGGCAGTCGATGAACGAGATGCCAACATACTCGACCACGCAGCGCTTCTGGCTATTAGAAAGGTGGCGCAGTTGCAGAAGAATGACCCAAAACGCATGTATAACGCAAAGAGGAGGTTCACGGGGTCACACAATGGAAGCGATAACGCAGCAGAACCAGAGGCGGAGGAGCCTGCGGACGATGTCGAGATTCCGGATTACCTGTGCACACAATGCGAAGTTTACATGAGCCATGAGCCGTGCTGTATGTGCGCAATGGCGCTGTTACACTCCAGGGTGGCGAGCGTGGCGTTCTTCCATCCGAACGCACTCATAGGCGCGCTGGGATCCGTACACAGCATACACAATACCAGACAACTAAACCACCACTTTCGCGCATTTGCCATTAAACGAATATAAATTGTTACTCGCCCAACGCACATGGGCAAATCGGATAATGCAAAGGTATGCGCTCATACCGCCGCTACATCTACTCGGggcgctgcggcggctACACATCTCCTACTCCAATAGGCGCTTAGATACGGCCGATATCGCTAGGTAGGGCGTCATAACCGTGAGATACATAGCGCACAGGCGGCTCGTAGTATACGCTACGGGCGACAAGTTGAAGCTTAAATTTCCGCAGCTCTACGTCACCTGGGAGATTCTCGATTACGACGCACCTGCGGCACTACAGGTCGAGTTCCTCGACGGCAGGAAGAGGAGGTAGGGCTGCGATAACCAGCGTGACGTGGCGCAGGTACCTTATAGAGGGGTACAGCAAGCCGGAACGCGAAAGGCTGGTGGACAAGTGGAAGTTCGACGCAAAGCTGGAACCGTGGCCAGAGACACTTGCACCGACGTTTGCGAAGCAAGACGATAAGCCGAACACTGTCAATGGCAGAAACGAGGGAGGAGAGCACTAACGACAACGTATCGCAACAAGCGCCAGTAGCTCCGATGCATGACGCAGCGGCCACCAGCGTGGCGCCAGGGCACGAGGAAATCGATCTGACCACACTAAACGAACCTGAGGTCGAAACGGAGAGACATGAAAGCGAGCCAGTGACAACCGACTTGCCCGATCAGGGATCCAGGCATTTTAACACGCACGTGGCGGTCCTATACGATGCGTTCACGAACTTCAAGGATAGAGCATCGCGCAGATTTAAGGAACGAGTTATGACCTTTATGCGCCATGAAAATAACACTAATACCACCACGAATGCAAGCAGCACGTCCAGGTCCagaagggatgtagagggGGGAGAAGTCAGAAGGGCCTCGGATGTCACTTACGATTCACTTATATTCAAGATTACCCTCATACTCGGGTTTGTGCTCCAGTTCCCAGTATTGTGGGTTGCGGGCAGTGTTCTGTTCATGATGACAAGCAACTTCAAGGCCAGCACCATAAAGGTACGAACATGCCAAACGCCAGTCAATGTCTGCAGTGGGGATGCGTCAACATCTTTCTCTCCGTCATATCAATTATGTATATGGTTCAACAGTGGCAAGCGCATTCATCAAAGTGAGTGAGACAACGAGCGACCTTTGTCTTACTATTGCGCAGGTTATTATACAACCCCGTCGCTGACGAAGCCATCATATTCGAATCGAACAGGGCACAGCAGCACTGGTATTCTGCAATATCCGAAGATAATCAGCTGATGGTGCTGAAAGAATTCCACGCTTTAAAAGGACAGCGGTGGGTCGCACAGGCCGATGGTCATTCAACGAGTGGATTCACCACCGTTGAACTGGGGGACGATAAATGCTTAGCCAATCCGGACAATGTGAAGGACGGATACGGTATCTATATGTGAGTTTCGTGGTCATATTAAGGCACGTTTACGCAGCTCTAACGGAAAGGAAGTGGAGATCGATGGTTGGATACAGTTCGGTGCCATCCTCTCGAATTCTTTTACAACGAAACGATCAGATCTTCTTGTGAGGTACGGAGTGGCCGGAAAATACCCCGTCACATTCCAACCCTACGACTCTCCCATATTCGATATTGGATTGAAGTGCACCAATGGGAAGGGGAAGGTTGTTTGGATCGGCGTGAGCGCGTCGAAAGCAAACCAAAAGGGAATAGAGTCCAACGTATTTCGCCTGCAAGGGGCGCACTCGTGCTTACTTGCATACACCACAACGGGGTCACGCCCTCTGGTGCATAGCGCCTATATTAAAACGCTCTGATTCGTAAAACCGAATAAAAGGCAGGCGGCAACAACGGACGCTGCTTGATCGGGCGTCACAACTAGCATTAGACCTCATAATAATAGCAAATGCATCTGTTAGCAACTAAGGGCACACCAACTACGATGAATTGTTAGCCGTTTCAAATCAATGGTGCATATCTGCACCATTCGCAGATACGAGGACGCAGCAGATCCATGAACAGATGTTGCGCGAATCTGTTGACCAAAACACACGCGTATGGCCGGCAGTAGAGCTGTTGCCAATCGTATTTGACGTGCCTTCGCCAAACAACAAAAAGGAACGGCTACAAGCAATGCACAAGAAAAtggcggcacgccagaaGGTCCGTAGAATACGTACCACGAAACACCGTTTTAAAATGTGGAAATGAAGCATTAAATGTGTGTGTTAAGGATCTAAACATCGCTCTGCGACTTCTTTTTGTCAAACAGAATACAAAGATCCGCCGATGTCTTCATTTCAAAGAAATTGTCGAAGGACTTTGCCAGCAACAGGTGCTGCTGAATCAAACAACCCAACGTGGGTTGTGTCAAGAGTTTCAGATTCTTGAAAACCCATTTCTGGTTTTTAAAAATTGATGCTAATTTCATACAGGCTTGACGCTCCTCCGCCCCGTCGCCGATGGACGTCACTGTGAAAGGTTCGCCGCTCTTTAGCTTATCGATGAACTGTTCTTCTATCAAATCGATAAAAACGAAATACTTCCAGTGCTTCTGCGCGAGGAGGCTGTTGTCTAATCTGTCGCGCGCCGAGATAATGCGAATGTTGTGCTCCGCGAAAAACTCCCCAATGCGAGGTAAGTATCGCTCGCAGCTCTGCATGACCCAGTCCGAGCTAGCGTTGGTGACGACCACTAACGTGGCCACGCGAACGACGTTGTTCAAATTGACCAACACTGCATCCGTTAGCCGATCAAGCTCGTCCCGAATTGTATTGGGATCAACCAACTGCTGGCCCACTGAGTGCTTCTGGGCGCA contains:
- a CDS encoding -tRNA-specific adenosine deaminase-like protein 3 — protein: MGDSGGGCVPSDPDLAAEYDVQEVLGEQFTRDLEFLELRAVEIDRCNTQTALKLTEATRKVLLPGNLQYVRMCKPIDQQRLLLIYGRDSEAPFRSEFEQNGIQIHSERTVKVPRHSPSTLEQYHQWSKHWPLKYLKPSVTPLKITKALKDKMLGMIQTALKESRNNQGKAVCIITHNDRIIAKAVDERDANILDHAALLAIRKVAQLQKNDPKRMYNAKRRFTGSHNGSDNAAEPEAEEPADDVEIPDYLCTQCEVYMSHEPCCMCAMALLHSRVASVAFFHPNALIGALGSVHSIHNTRQLNHHFRAFAIKRI